The genomic segment TCGCCTATCGCGACGCGGCAGGCTTCAAGAAGATCATCGACAGCTACGCCACGCTCACCGGCAAGATCATCAAGGAGCAGGGCTTCGGCAAGGAGTAGAGTAGGGGGCATCACCCCATCACCCTCCCATCGCGTTACGCGATGGGCTCCTCCCTCTCTCGCGAGGGGAGAGGGAAAGGCAAGCGGATCGGCAGGCGAACCCTCTTCCTTTGCGGGAGAGGGTGGCGCCGCCAAGCGCGCCGGGTGAGGGGGTGCACAGGACGGGCGAGAGAGGGAGAGAAAGCCATGCAGGGTGCGTCCGGACGCTTGCGGCCCGATTTTTGGCTGGGACTGATCCTTGCCGCGGGCGGCGCCTGGGCGGCGAAAGAGGCCTATGGCTTCGATGAACGCTCCTGGGCCTATCCCTTCTCGCTCGCCGTCGCGCTCGCCGGATTCGGCGCCGTCATCGCCCTGCGCGTGCTGATCGCACCGGGCCGCGACAACAGCGCCATCGGTTCGCCACATGCCATCGCCACGGCCGCCCTGCCCGGCGGCGTCGTCCTGGCGCTGTGGGCGTGGGCCTTGTCCGCCGGGGCGGGCTATCTCGTTCCGAGCGTCCTGGCCGCCAGCGCGCTCGCCGCGATCGCCGGCGTGCGCGATCCGCTGCGGATCGCGGCCTACGGGCTTGGAACGGCCGCCGCCGTCTTCGTGCTCTTCGGCATCCTGTTCAACACGCCGCTTCCCCTGCTGGAGCCGGTCAAGGCCCTGCTGGGCTGACAACAGGGGACATGCCCGTGGACATTCTCGCCATCGGTTTCGCGACGCTGTTCGAGCCCACCACCCTTCTCATGCTCATGGTCGGCGTGGTGGCCGGCCTCGTCATCGGCTCCATTCCGGGCCTCAACGACAATATCGCCTTCGCCGTCTTCATCCCCTTCTCCTTCTCCATGGGGGCCGAGCATGCACTCGCCCTGATGGTCGGGGTCTATTGCGCGACGGCCATCGGCGGGGCGATCCCGGCGATCATGGTGCGTGTGCCGGGAACGGCGTCGGCCATGCTCACCGGCATCGACGGCAACGCGATGGCAAGGCGGGGAGAGGCGGGGACCGCCCTGTCGCTGTCCATCACATCCTCCGTCGTCGGCGGCATCGCGAGCGCCGTCGTGCTCGTGTTCTTCGCACCGCTGCTCGCCCAGTTCGCCCTGCGCTTCGGCTATGTGGAGAACTTCGCGCTCGGCGTGCTCGGCATGGCGAGCGTGGTGGGCATGCTGTCGGGCAATGTGGTCAAGGGCCTCGTCTCCGCGGCGCTGGGCCTGCTGGTCGCGACCATCGGCTTCAGCCTGGAGACGGGCTTTCCGCGCTTCACCTTCGGCGAGGCCAATCTCATCGAGGGCGTGCCCTTCGTGCCGCTGCTCGTCGGCCTGTTCGGCATGACGGCGGTCTTCGAGCTTCTCGACGAGATCGCGCGCGAGCGCCGCGCCGGCGGCGGCACGGAAGGCCTGCCCGTCATCGGCTCGCTGAAGCTGCCGCGCGAGCTCGTCCGCCGCATGGTGCCGACCTGGGCGAAGAGCGCCGCCATCGGCAACGTCATCGGCGTCATCCCGGGGGCCGGCGCGCTGATGGCCATCTATCTCTCCTACGATCAGGCCGCGCGTCGCTACCGCGCCCGCTATGAGGGCCGCGACGGGGCGCCGGACTGGGGGCGCGGTGCGCCGGAGGGCGTGGCCGCGCCGGAAGCGGCCAACAATGCGGTCGTGGCGAGCTCCATGGTGCCATTGCTGTCGCTCGGCATTCCGGGCAATTCGGTGTCGGCGCTGTTCATCGCCGCGCTCGCCATCCAGGGCATGGTGCCGGGGCCGCTTCTGTTCATCCAGCACAAGGACATCGCCTGGATGATCATTGTGGGCTTCCTGATCGCCAATATCGTCATGGGGCCCGTCGCCTATCTGATGGTCAAGACGCTGACGCGCCTGGTGTTCTCCATCTCCAAGGAGGCCATGGCCGGGGCTATCGCGCTTCTGTGCCTCACCGGCGCCTATGCGGACGGCAACAGCATGTTCAACATCTGGGTCGCGCTCGTCGCCGGCACGGCGGGTTATGCCATGCACAAGGTCAACATTCCGCTCGCGCCCGCCATCCTCGCCATCATCCTCGGCCAGCGGATCGAGGATTCCCTCATCAACTCCCTCACCATCTCCAATGGCGACTGGTTCGTCTTCATCGATCCCGTCGGCCACCCGATCAGTCTGGGGCTGCTCGCCGTGGCCGCATTGTTCATGGTCGGCCCGACGCTCAGCCGTCTGCGCGCGCGCCGGCCGCGCACCGCCTGACGAGGCACGCATTGATATGTTGCTTGAACGGCAGCCAAAACCACCGATGTCGTCCCGGGACTTGTTCCCGGGACCCATTGGGCTGTCCGACTGCATAGAACCTCGCATTCTATTCGTCATCCCCGCGCAAGCGGGGATCCATCTTGCCGCCGCCGCGTGGATTCCCGCTTTCGCGGGAATGACGGAGGCGTGGCGAGGGTAATGATGACCATGGTCGGCTTGACGGGTCGCTCTGCTGCATCGTCATTGGATCCCGGCAACGAGTGCCGGGATGACGCAAGAGTTTATTGGCGAGGTCCGGACCCTGAATCCATCTCGTCGGAGCAATAACAAGGAGGCTCGAAGACCCCTCAAATGGCCCACATCATCGATCACGAATTCTACAAGGACAGCTGGGGCACGCCGGAAATGCGGGCGGTGTTCGACGACCGCGCGCGCTTCGAGCGCTGGCTCGATATCGAGGCGACGCTGGCCGAGATCCAGGCCGGGCTCGGCATCGTGCCCGAGGAGGCCGCGCGCGAGATCCGCGCCAAGGCCCGCTTCGCGTGCATCGACGAAGACCGTATGCGCGAGGACCTCGGCTCGACCGGCCACACGCTGATGGCGCTTCTCAACGGGCTGGAGCGTGCCTGCGAGAAGCCGCATGGCGAATGGATCCATTACGGGCCGACCACGCAGGACATCCAGGACACCGGCGCGGTGCTGGAGATGCGCGACGCCTGGGCGATCCTGGTGCGCGACCTGAAGCGGCTGGAGGCGGCCTGCCTTGCGCTCGCCGAGCGGCATGCCGCGACCCCTATGGTGGGGCGCACCCATGGCCAGCACGGCCTGCCCATGACCCTGGGCATGAAGATCGCCGGCTGGGCGGCGGAGCTGCGCCGCGACATCGAGCGCATGAAGGATATCCCGAGCCGCGC from the Kaustia mangrovi genome contains:
- a CDS encoding tripartite tricarboxylate transporter permease, which produces MDILAIGFATLFEPTTLLMLMVGVVAGLVIGSIPGLNDNIAFAVFIPFSFSMGAEHALALMVGVYCATAIGGAIPAIMVRVPGTASAMLTGIDGNAMARRGEAGTALSLSITSSVVGGIASAVVLVFFAPLLAQFALRFGYVENFALGVLGMASVVGMLSGNVVKGLVSAALGLLVATIGFSLETGFPRFTFGEANLIEGVPFVPLLVGLFGMTAVFELLDEIARERRAGGGTEGLPVIGSLKLPRELVRRMVPTWAKSAAIGNVIGVIPGAGALMAIYLSYDQAARRYRARYEGRDGAPDWGRGAPEGVAAPEAANNAVVASSMVPLLSLGIPGNSVSALFIAALAIQGMVPGPLLFIQHKDIAWMIIVGFLIANIVMGPVAYLMVKTLTRLVFSISKEAMAGAIALLCLTGAYADGNSMFNIWVALVAGTAGYAMHKVNIPLAPAILAIILGQRIEDSLINSLTISNGDWFVFIDPVGHPISLGLLAVAALFMVGPTLSRLRARRPRTA
- a CDS encoding tripartite tricarboxylate transporter TctB family protein is translated as MQGASGRLRPDFWLGLILAAGGAWAAKEAYGFDERSWAYPFSLAVALAGFGAVIALRVLIAPGRDNSAIGSPHAIATAALPGGVVLALWAWALSAGAGYLVPSVLAASALAAIAGVRDPLRIAAYGLGTAAAVFVLFGILFNTPLPLLEPVKALLG